The genomic segment GCAAGCTTCTGGGCCTATCAAAAGTACGGCAATTCATATAACCTTGCTAAGCACATTCTCTTCAACATAATGCTTTTTTTCTAGAAGTATAATTTTCACTTTCACCAAGCCTTACAAGTGATGCATTGTTTAGAGATCATAGGAGATCAActatttaacaaaattaatctttcaaaataaacatgtaaATTAAACCAAGTTCTCAAATCTTATTCAAGCACTTTACAACTTTTcgacataataaaatataaaacaaagcaaagaaaTGAACAACAAAGTTCTAATCTGATCTCAATATAGCATATGATAACAGGAATTAATTTGGAAATGAAAAGGCAAGAATAGAAAAGCTTACCTCCTCAACAGAGCCAATGCCTGTTGCAACACAGGCGACTGCAACATGAAACTGAGGCCTCCCTTTATTACCGACAAGACCAATCCCTCCATAATACTCCCTCCCAAAACTCAGCCCTGCAAAAACCCACCAGCTATCTTaactaaaaaccataaaaaagctCTGTAGAATCTAATCACAAAGAGACCATAAGAAAAAGAGGTGGGTCAACCCCAAATGCACTTAAATcttgaaatataaagaaaagtttCTGAATTTTGAAGAGGAAAACTGAAGCGGGGTTTAATGTACCTGAGGAGGttaaagagagagaaggaatgGAAGGTTTGGAGAAGGGTCTATATGCCAAAATTGCAGCGGAAGAAGTTCCTAGTATAGTTGCCATTTGCAGCTGAATTTTGGACTACTACTGTGATTGTGTTGTGTTTTATTGGACCTTTTACCGCAGCAGCTTCACATTTGGTTTTCTATTGGTCTGTTAGGTTGACGATAAGAGGATACATAGATTCAGGCATATCTACGTTGCTCCTTAGAGGCCTCTGCTTTGTCAGTCAGCAGaattgttttttccttcattctgaaggaaaaatagaaaaggaaaagaaaagaaaacaacatgaATTTTGCTGATTTATGAAAAAGAATTCCCAAAGAAAAGGTGTTGAGAGTAATCTGAATTTGTATAGTTTATTTCATCCCCagaattttaatgtatttagcTTTGCCTCTTATATGTCTTAATTCCTCATTTATACCCATTTATATACATTAATTTATGCTGCtgatatattttaagaaatgttttgatatttaattaaaaaagtttgtTATGATATTAGTTCATGGTagcaattttttaattcaaaatcagAAGTTATAATAATTAGATGATatgaatttatttcttttttcttctaattatattataacctcaattaaatatatatatatatatatatatattcaaaattacccattttttttattaaatcaaactaCCACTGATtactaataattaatatttcaagaggcattttttttattttgttaatgttgttttaaaaaaatgcattgaacAAATATAGTTattatacaattttttattttattattattggggTAGAGAACTTGAGAAGGGATCATTGTCTAACatgataattttcttataacaaaccatatttatattataggtaataaaatgaatgatttatataaaacaaagacCGGAAAAAACAATGAACATCCAACAAAATAGTCAAACGGATTGAAAATTGGAACAATCATATGAATttcaattaacttaattatttattttttaaaaaatgcttgaATAGTTTGAATGGTGCATTgccccatattttttttagatcccTTAATCTTGTTGAAGTCTCCAAAGGCCTAATAAGATCATTTTTCTAAAcagaagagtttttttatttatttggctACGTGGTTTCACTgtgtttttataagaatttatttttttgttttaaatttattttttaagtatttttaaattattttgatatgctaatatcaaaaataaattttaaaaaataaaaatattatttgaatgtatttctaaacaaaaaaaattaaaaaataatcattatcacaataccaaacactaaTTTAATTATACATAAAGAAGCCACTaaacaaagttattttaatgACTTGCGAATGCTTggtttttactttcttttactcAAACTTTTTTCTACTTGacaaattttgtttgattggaTTCATTAATCATATATTTAGAATTGGGATtcatattattatgattttattgtatttgaaggGTGAAAGTGGGGAGGCAAAGTCTATTCATATCTattaaccccataaaaaatacataaaaatgatttttccctataaagaaaaaaaatctcacaaaaatattattgaaaataatagttttatttaagAGAAAGAGTTACATCTATAGGCAACCCatccaatcaaataaaaattatcaagatatAAGAAATTTCAGGGTTTATTGCTAAACTCAAGAAGATTAGAGACTGACCTGTAATTTtgagataataattttttttgagttttaggACAACGAtacaaaaagtattttaaacacAGAAATTAATTTAAGGGCCTATAGTGAGTTGGTAATAGGCGGAATTGTAAAGCAATGACATTTCTGCAAGTTTAttctattttagtttatttgttaataataattttgcaaCCCCTGCATGTTAGTTGCAATTCtgatgcaatttttattttttttatgatatttttagatctatttatttttatatttatagttaaaaagcgttcttgtaaaaaaaataatttttttgaaataaatatttttaaatgtttttatattttttaaaattaattttataagaaagaCGACCTTCTGAATTGTATTCATACCAGCCattagtaagcttgtaaagctcaagtataaaagaaattaaacaagtCATCTACTTGGTTTAGTATAAGTTTGAGTTACCATCAATCAACAGAACTAAACGGCATGTCGTGTGAACCTTCTCAATTACTCCATGAACGACGTGTTGTCAAAGTATTCTTCCACGTGTCACCATCAGACGGAGAAGGAAGTAAAAATCCAGCCGTTCATGCAAATTGTAGTCAGACGGACGTCAGTCGTCGCTCGTTCATTCCCGCCTATTCGATGTCCAACCCCTTATAAAGGCCAGGCACATTCAAAAGGCTGAAAATTTTTCGCTCAACGGAGACTCCAGGTTCCGCTCTCTAATCTCAAAATCCGTTAATATTTTCTCGCGAACCAAACATCAaggcatctctctctctctctctctctctctcactcacaGTTTGTGTATTTGACCgatttttatatctaattttgACGGAATCACGATCTCATTTTCTATCTCGGTGTTGTTTCGATGATTGAAATGAGATGCATTCCTTGTTTTTCGTTTTCGATTCTGTGCTCAAATTAGGTTATGCAATCCGgcactattgttttttatttggaatttgTGTGCTTATCGTTTTGTAGTTTAGTTTGATTTTGCATCTTACTTCAGTAATTCTCTGCTTCTCAGCTTTAGGTTTTAGTTTCActcattaattagttttattgcAAGCAGAATTGTTAAAATTGATTAGTTGTTACTAAATGAGGTCATGCactatttttgtgtttattttgttaaatttgaactttttctttcttagttttttcttttttactgatttatggacatttttttttaacattcagtTTTCTGGCATATTAATCAATGACAACAGTTTAATCATTTTGCAGATGGCAGAGTCGGAGAAGAAAACTTCATCATCAATTGATCCGAAAGAGAAAAAGTCGTTGTTCGGTAATCTCTTTGTTACACCGTATTCATACTATGCACTCTAGAAGAGTCATAGTGAATGTCATTGATAGGCAGTGCAGATATCTTCATTGTTCTATGAATTTTACCTAGTTGTAGAGTAGTTGTTGATATTTAAGCATTGTGATAAAACTAGTGGTCTTTTGAATAGGCCATTATCAGTCAAATGCTGCGATTGTGTTGATTTCTATAAGATTGTTTCTCTCATGCTCTGGATAATGAGATCCTAGATTATCTATGAAGCAGATGTTGACATTGGAAATGAGTTCCTTGGCTCCTGGAAATCAATGTCAGTGATGGATGATGACAAAATGGATTTTGGCTTTGACACAGTTTCCAGTGGCAAGAAAAAGGCATTTAACTTTGGGAACTTGTAAGTGCTTTTAAAAACCTCAAGCATAGAATTTCTCTTATTGAATCCATATATCTTACTGTAAAATCTTGCCATCTGTTGTATGACTAATATATTTTACTCTGATTCAGGCCATTCTCTGAGTTCAACtcttataaatatttcaatttcattgtaCCTATTTCTATTACTTAGTTGGGTAGATAATATGCAATTATGCTGTTCCTCAGTTAACTTGTTTCACCTCTAAAAAACGGCTTTGCGAATTGGTGATAGCTTTGACGCAAATATGCTTTTTTACTAGTCTTACATACTTATTTGGCACATGGACAAGAATATGGTTATGAGTACTAACCTATGGTGCAATATTCTTTTCAGAGATATGAATTTTGATCTGGGTTGTGATTTTGGCAAGTTATCATCCTTCAAAATTGACACGTCAGACCTTGATTTCCCAATCTCATCCAAAAAGGCTGCAAAATCTAAAGATACATCTGAAGGGGAATCTCCTATGGGTAATAGTCAGAGGAAAAAGGACAGCTTTTCATTCTCTTTTGACTTTAATGGGTAAGTGCGTAACAATCTTTTTGTGGTATTACTGGTCCTCTTATGATAGAGTATTTTCTAGAAGGTATGCCCGAGAATACATAATGAGTTATGGAATTTGGAACATaaataatgaatatatatattgtcaataaataatgaattttttttcataatgcaGGTtggataattttgattttggttcaactttaaaaaaagatgaaaaaacttCCTTGAAGAACCTAGATATTGATGGGGTTGTTTCAGATAGAAGTATGCATCAAGGCTCCAAAGTTAATCAGGCTAGGGGCTCTGATGCAGTTCTTGATGATGGCCAAACTGAAAAGCCTCCAGCATCAGAGAGTGTACCGACTTCAAAGGTTGAGACTACTttaggtggtggaggaggagacaGTTCTTTGAGTGTCATTTTGCCTTCAATATCAGGAATGAAAGAAGACACGGTTGTGTCACACAGAGCAAGAACTTCCACAGAGAAATCAATTTCTGCTACTGCTGAAGAAACAGACCGACAAAGTAGTTCCCCTGAGAGGACAGTGCCAGCTGAGCCATATGCTCTGCAAACAACACAGATATTAGCAGTCCAGTCTCTTAGCAAGAACGATTCGACTCAAGATATTGTTTCAAATGTAGAGATAGAAATTGGTTCTCTGAGGACAGATGTAGATGTAGAGTCAGGTGCAGAGCAAATTGTTAACGGCAGAATAGTCGATGATACTGATCCTAACCATGAAAGTGCACAGCCAAAGAATTCAGATTCACTACATCTTACTGTATCAGACAATAATGGAGGTGAAAGCAAAAGGACAGATGGTGGAACCCCAATTGATAATACAGTAGAGGCTGAACCAATGCCTGATGATTCAGACTTTGAAACCACTTCCATCAGAAGTTTTTCAGGGATAGCACCACAAGAAAACAATACCAGCAAGGATATCCGGAATTCAGCTTCAAAACTTTTGGTTACATTGGCAAGGTTATAAAATATACTCGACCTGTGAATTGTTAACTCTATTAATTAAGATTGTTTTGTCAATatgaatcaagaaaaataaggaaCAAAGAATTCCATGCATTATCTCTTGAGCTGCAGTGTGTTTGGAAAATCTACGAAATAAATGCTTGGAATTATTGTGGAGGTTGATGTTCTGTGACCTGAAAATATACTGATGAATGTCTTGTAAATGATAAACAGCATAATGTTTTCAGAGTGTAACTGTGTTCATTGGGGAAAGATGTAAGGATCTGCAATGAGAAGCTGAGTCGTACTAATGCATTTCTGTTTACTTATTGTAGCCAACCCGTGGTTGATAAAATGACAATCATAAAGGAGAAAGAATCAAGAGGCGTCTGCTCTAAGTTTTTTAGGAGATTTGCCGAACCTGAGCCCCAACTACATCACCCATCCTCAGAAGGTGTGGAGGTTTCTTCATATGAGAGCAAAGGAATTTCTTCCTTGCAATTAATTCATCCAGAAATTGGGAAAAGGTGAGCATGCTTTCTTCGAAAACTGCAGTAAAGAAAATTAGTTCAAGGCATTCTCATTTGTTTTTGGTCCACAGGCAGGGGTTCACTACAATCGATGCACACTTGGGGAGAAAATTGGTTGGGGATTCAAAATCAGCTTTTAGGGAATTATCAAAAGGTGAACCTACTTTACTGGGAAGTGAAAAGAATGTTAAAACTCTATGCAATATCAGGTGAGGAAAAGTCACTTCTATTCCTGGAATTgtcattttgaaacataaacttcttttctttgattCCCTGGTGAAAAATTTCTAGTTTTAGAAGCCAAATCAGATTGTATAGCTGTTAACAGCAAAAATGGAATTCCATTGTAGTTTTCAAGTGACAGTGTCCCTTATAATCTCAACAGGGAAAGTATCAACTATGATGGTGGACAAAAAGGCAGCAAGCCAGTTGTTACTCCAAGAACTCTTGCTGATAAAGAAGTGCCAAAGAGGAATCCTCCTGGGATAGGAAGCAAAATGAACATTAATGACCTTCATAATTTTGGGTGAGACCTGCTTTGAAGTTTCTTCAAATTTACCTGCTGAACTTGTTACTCCAGAAAAGGGAATAACTTATAATTTTGGACATGATGATCAAATCAACTATAACTTTCTGAACTAGGTTTTGTCTCATTCAATGAAGATACTCTTTgcaaatttttcatatttatgttCTGGATATTTATTGCTCACTGGATTGCATGCTTGTATTACTTCACTTAAAGTGTGACCTATAAATTTCTCTTAGGATTTCCTATGCCATGATATTCCATTTGCTGATTATGAAGTCATTTTCTC from the Populus nigra chromosome 9, ddPopNigr1.1, whole genome shotgun sequence genome contains:
- the LOC133703987 gene encoding uncharacterized protein At4g18490, producing the protein MRSCTIFVFILLNLNFFFLSFFFFTDLWTFFFNIQFSGILINDNSLIILQMAESEKKTSSSIDPKEKKSLFDVDIGNEFLGSWKSMSVMDDDKMDFGFDTVSSGKKKAFNFGNLDMNFDLGCDFGKLSSFKIDTSDLDFPISSKKAAKSKDTSEGESPMGNSQRKKDSFSFSFDFNGLDNFDFGSTLKKDEKTSLKNLDIDGVVSDRSMHQGSKVNQARGSDAVLDDGQTEKPPASESVPTSKVETTLGGGGGDSSLSVILPSISGMKEDTVVSHRARTSTEKSISATAEETDRQSSSPERTVPAEPYALQTTQILAVQSLSKNDSTQDIVSNVEIEIGSLRTDVDVESGAEQIVNGRIVDDTDPNHESAQPKNSDSLHLTVSDNNGGESKRTDGGTPIDNTVEAEPMPDDSDFETTSIRSFSGIAPQENNTSKDIRNSASKLLVTLASQPVVDKMTIIKEKESRGVCSKFFRRFAEPEPQLHHPSSEGVEVSSYESKGISSLQLIHPEIGKRQGFTTIDAHLGRKLVGDSKSAFRELSKGEPTLLGSEKNVKTLCNIRESINYDGGQKGSKPVVTPRTLADKEVPKRNPPGIGSKMNINDLHNFGCGVNPSGSTGKTTKSNTQTSENSRIVVSSMGLLRNSKIISAEGLKAMKKTPDLSSMKNSKTMGENKGPNATRERDTSFLRNSEKNMEVKGNKASKSVLPLSNAEKNTPLITSLKRKTNEALNADIVPSKPLKRLSLIPRENRNFKECPESMVEDQVCDQGNREASPTPTVLYDHSSGLQITEEVNMKDVEISVAAENDGNVEKAEAYAKELEDICNMLKKKHEEAKEIMVRAIVTNNSLLMLNHPMFDEKMRMVEKFAAQLVLK